One window of the Microtus ochrogaster isolate Prairie Vole_2 chromosome 10, MicOch1.0, whole genome shotgun sequence genome contains the following:
- the Tmem61 gene encoding transmembrane protein 61, producing the protein MAVRETCVRGQVASTVRYCMTVGGTVVLVIGTLCFAWWSEDDTAIQPGSLAPTVKRPLPRIPLTWLKSISLFCCSVGGLLLFFGLLWSIQDSTKRSSQGDLYQLSRDLCHLAAQQAPEKSCRPPKEAAIPTYEEAMYCPLAEGPLPSPVQPEEEDLQCHAPRDALLRSPSLLPPPSYESIIQAQEAVSGPHAASSSLGQAQAVGEFQGSSNP; encoded by the exons ATGGCTGTTCGCGAG ACATGCGTCAGAGGCCAAGTGGCCTCCACTGTGCGTTACTGCATGACGGTTGGTGGCACAGTGGTCCTGGTCATTGGGACACTCTGCTTTGCATGGTGGAGCGAAGACGATACAGCCATCCAGCCTGGCTCACTGGCCCCCACAGTGAAGCGTCCACTGCCCAGGATCCCCCTGACGTGGCTCAAGTCTATCAGTTTATTCTGCTGTAGCGTGGGTGGCCTGCTTCTCTTCTTCGGCCTGCTCTGGTCCATCCAGGATAGCACAAAGAGGTCGAGCCAGGGGGACCTGTACCAACTCTCCAGAGACCTGTGCCACCTTGCTGCACAGCAAGCTCCTGAGAAGAGCTGCAG GCCTCCTAAGGAGGCTGCCATTCCCACTTACGAGGAGGCCATGTACTGTCCACTGGCGGAGGGTCCCCTGCCATCCCCTGTGCAGCCCGAAGAAGAAGACCTTCAGTGCCACGCCCCGAGAGATGCCCTTCTGAGATCTCCATCTCTCTTACCCCCACCCAGCTACGAAAGCATCATCCAAGCTCAGGAGGCTGTTTCTGGTCCACATGCTGCAAGCTCCAGCCTAGGTCAAGCTCAGGCTGTAGGGGAGTTCCAGGGCTCCAGCAACCCCTGA